Proteins from a genomic interval of Papaver somniferum cultivar HN1 chromosome 4, ASM357369v1, whole genome shotgun sequence:
- the LOC113275102 gene encoding ATP-dependent Clp protease ATP-binding subunit CLPT1, chloroplastic-like yields MAARAISVFAISSTATAATPTGYTKQGQSFSPSFLSFPRNFKSDCSLLGQNLLIQSSNLSPVLPKKPTCSAVTVLYSLPTAKPEREAVENTPKWSARGIKSFAMGELEARKLKYPKTGTEALLMGILVEGTSNAAKFLRANGITLFKVRDETIELLGKSDMYYFSPEHPPLTEQAQRALDWAVDEKLKSGEPGEITTSHLLLGIWSEKEAAGHKIMATLGFDDEKAKELAKTANEDVTLSSS; encoded by the exons atGGCTGCTAGAGCGATTTCGGTGTTTGCTATATCTTCTACAGCTACTGCTGCTACACCTACTGGTTACACTAAACAGGGTCAatctttttctccttcttttctatcttttccTCGGAATTTTAAATCCGATTGCTCTTTATTAGGGCAAAATCTTTTGATTCAGTCTTCAAATTTGTCTCCTGTACTTCCTAAGAAGCCAACATGCTCAGCTGTTACTGTTCTGTATAGTCTCCCTACTGC CAAACCCGAGAGGGAGGCGGTGGAGAACACTCCAAA ATGGTCTGCGAGAGGAATTAAATCATTTGCAATGGGGGAACTGGAAGCAAGGAAGCTTAAGTACCCGAAAACTGGGACTGAAGCTCTTCTCATGGGTATCTTGGTTGAAG GAACCAGTAATGCAGCAAAGTTTTTACGTGCAAATGGTATTACTCTTTTCAAGGTGCGAGATGAAACTATCGAATTACTTGGAAAATCAGATATGTACTATTTCAGCCCTGAGCATCCACCTCTAACTGAACAAGCTCAAAGGGCTCTAGATTGGGCTGTTGATGAGAAACTGAAATCAG GTGAACCTGGAGAGATAACCACAAGCCATTTGCTTCTTGGCATTTGGTCAGAGAAAGAAGCAGCGGGTCACAAGATAATGGCTACTCTTGGCTTTGATGATGAGAAAGCGAAAGAGCTTGCCAAGACT GCAAACGAGGATGTTACTCTTAGCAGTAGTTAA